One part of the Enterococcus sp. DIV1094 genome encodes these proteins:
- a CDS encoding helix-turn-helix domain-containing protein, whose amino-acid sequence MGKKSSDRDLNLGSVLNEIRKEKKISTKVIFNAGITRPTYYRFVRGDNDLTVTNFFKIISILGLELSEFQGLSPIFTEGYKALEKNLAQATSRLDYKEIERIKNEALDLFRKTDVLGYQYVYWQGMVTLTHLRNEKSLLLDIAKQIRDYLNSIDLWTNVELKLFAAIAETLDFEEYDYFFKNFLKRRENKLEEIDFVVLDLLYLGYFETALDSKNIKHLEEALAFIAARKTNRYNYRFRVWKIFIRVTRTYLNKDYLQAIEEYNELRRIVELIFFEEHIVEFELKTLENLWVKVNAIPTKFLD is encoded by the coding sequence ATGGGAAAAAAATCCTCAGATAGAGACTTAAATTTAGGTAGTGTGCTGAACGAGATACGTAAAGAAAAGAAAATTTCAACAAAGGTGATTTTTAATGCAGGAATCACTCGTCCAACTTATTATCGTTTTGTACGTGGCGATAATGATTTGACTGTAACAAATTTTTTTAAAATCATTTCTATTTTGGGTTTAGAATTATCCGAGTTTCAAGGACTATCTCCGATTTTTACAGAAGGATACAAAGCATTAGAAAAAAATTTGGCACAAGCAACTTCAAGGTTGGACTATAAAGAGATTGAAAGAATCAAAAATGAAGCACTCGACCTATTTAGAAAAACAGATGTACTGGGGTATCAATATGTGTATTGGCAAGGAATGGTCACCTTGACACATTTAAGGAATGAAAAGTCATTGCTTTTGGACATCGCTAAACAAATCAGAGATTATCTCAATTCGATCGATCTATGGACAAACGTAGAATTAAAATTGTTTGCTGCAATTGCAGAAACGTTAGATTTTGAAGAATATGATTATTTTTTCAAAAATTTTCTCAAACGCAGAGAAAATAAGTTAGAGGAAATCGATTTTGTTGTACTGGATTTATTATATTTAGGATACTTTGAGACCGCATTAGATAGCAAAAATATCAAACATCTTGAAGAAGCGCTTGCGTTTATAGCAGCGCGTAAAACGAATCGATACAACTATCGATTTAGAGTATGGAAAATTTTTATTCGGGTAACACGCACTTATTTAAATAAAGATTATCTACAAGCGATTGAAGAATACAACGAATTACGGAGAATCGTTGAGTTGATTTTTTTTGAAGAACATATTGTTGAATTTGAACTGAAAACTTTAGAGAACTTATGGGTCAAGGTCAATGCTATACCTACAAAATTTTTGGACTGA
- a CDS encoding peptidoglycan DD-metalloendopeptidase family protein translates to MKTEKILFKNERMIVLGSKERKKLLKTKKMVGTVIVASTFINYFGNGIVLADELGSEISSQTEQGSNQVNTEVPGETSVETPEVATDNPVPVTPETPKETPAPVIPDAPKETPTPVIPEAPKETPAPETPEAPKETPTPVIPEAPKETPAPETPEAPKETPAPETPEVPKETPAPETPEAPEEMPVPVTPEAPRETIPPVSSSATTGTPELNDRLSSETTSNPIDFEKSETTESFIEKIGEDAREIAKENDLYASVMIAQAILESGSGTSQLSRTPYYNLFGIKSDSPNHSVVFETQEDNGHGELSTIQASFKVYDSYKESLVDYVKLLKEGLTYDPEFYSGAWRSNTETYQDATLFLTGRYATDISYNEKLNELIEMYELEKYDSEATDAIDNAGDYMKPLEEYVVTSNFGMRGNEFHRGIDLAAPAGSPIVASQSGKIVTAEYHPSWGNYVVIAHEDGNFTLYAHQSLFIVKAGQEVARGSVIGYVGSTGNSTGPHLHFEFSTSVNMTQSDLVDPLKIFNQ, encoded by the coding sequence ATGAAAACGGAAAAAATCCTGTTTAAAAATGAACGAATGATCGTGTTGGGAAGTAAGGAGCGAAAGAAGCTATTAAAAACAAAAAAAATGGTTGGAACAGTTATTGTTGCGAGTACATTTATAAATTATTTTGGCAATGGGATTGTTTTGGCAGATGAGTTAGGCAGTGAAATCAGTAGTCAGACGGAACAAGGATCGAATCAAGTGAATACCGAAGTGCCTGGAGAAACATCTGTAGAAACACCAGAAGTAGCGACAGATAACCCCGTACCAGTAACACCGGAAACACCTAAAGAAACGCCGGCACCAGTAATACCGGACGCACCTAAAGAAACGCCGACACCAGTAATACCAGAAGCACCTAAAGAAACGCCAGCACCGGAAACACCAGAAGCACCTAAAGAAACGCCGACACCAGTAATACCAGAAGCACCTAAAGAAACGCCAGCACCGGAAACACCAGAAGCACCTAAAGAAACGCCAGCACCGGAAACACCAGAAGTACCTAAAGAAACGCCAGCGCCAGAAACGCCGGAAGCACCTGAAGAAATGCCGGTACCAGTAACACCAGAAGCACCTAGAGAAACCATTCCACCGGTGTCATCGTCAGCAACCACTGGTACACCAGAGCTGAACGATCGATTATCGAGTGAGACTACGTCAAATCCCATTGATTTTGAGAAAAGTGAGACCACTGAATCATTTATTGAAAAAATTGGGGAAGATGCTCGCGAGATTGCCAAAGAAAATGATTTGTACGCCTCGGTAATGATCGCCCAAGCGATTTTAGAATCTGGTAGTGGGACAAGCCAATTAAGTCGTACCCCCTATTATAATTTATTTGGGATCAAGTCAGATTCACCCAATCATTCTGTCGTATTTGAGACACAAGAAGATAATGGTCATGGGGAACTTTCAACAATCCAAGCAAGCTTTAAAGTCTATGATTCTTATAAAGAGAGCTTAGTCGATTACGTGAAACTCCTAAAAGAAGGATTGACATATGATCCTGAATTTTATTCGGGCGCATGGCGTAGCAATACGGAAACGTATCAAGATGCGACACTTTTTTTAACTGGGAGATATGCAACCGATATTTCATATAACGAAAAATTAAATGAGTTGATCGAAATGTATGAATTAGAAAAATATGATTCTGAAGCGACGGATGCCATTGATAATGCTGGCGATTACATGAAACCGCTAGAAGAGTACGTAGTAACTAGTAATTTCGGTATGCGAGGAAATGAATTTCATCGTGGGATCGATTTAGCTGCGCCGGCTGGCTCGCCCATTGTTGCAAGTCAGTCTGGAAAAATCGTTACGGCAGAATACCATCCATCATGGGGGAACTATGTAGTGATTGCTCATGAGGATGGAAACTTCACCTTATACGCACACCAAAGCTTATTTATTGTAAAAGCTGGACAAGAAGTGGCAAGAGGCAGTGTCATTGGCTATGTTGGTTCAACAGGGAATTCCACTGGCCCACATTTGCATTTTGAGTTTTCAACTAGTGTGAATATGACTCAATCTGATTTGGTGGATCCACTAAAAATATTTAATCAGTAA
- a CDS encoding DivIVA domain-containing protein produces the protein MKFKAEQVRRITFPTASLSGYKKQDVDDFLKHVADDYTIMESEENLLDSKIQLVEIQKKELAQEFEEKEKRYLEELAGKDKEISQMSAKLKEIGEDENEINSKKRSFEDTLIIAQDVAFKIEQKAKVEAKQIVTDALIEKDRIVKDANIEVVRVKEEAFNLLAEANANLNDADRQYKKQMKELELEKSKAVEDTAKEIEYLEQKKQMMLKEIDGLETDAKNVRFQIISEYQRAINNLSDEKWQRWMSSVKNSIDNVGE, from the coding sequence ATGAAATTTAAAGCAGAACAAGTCAGAAGGATCACTTTTCCAACCGCATCTTTATCAGGGTACAAAAAACAAGATGTCGATGATTTTTTAAAACATGTAGCAGATGATTATACAATAATGGAATCTGAAGAAAACTTGTTGGATAGTAAAATACAACTTGTTGAGATCCAAAAAAAAGAGCTGGCTCAAGAATTTGAAGAAAAAGAGAAACGCTATTTAGAAGAACTTGCTGGGAAAGATAAAGAAATCTCACAAATGTCAGCTAAGTTAAAAGAGATTGGTGAAGACGAAAACGAAATCAATTCGAAAAAAAGAAGCTTTGAAGATACGTTGATCATTGCACAAGATGTCGCTTTTAAAATTGAACAAAAAGCGAAAGTCGAAGCCAAACAGATCGTCACAGACGCATTGATCGAAAAAGATAGAATCGTTAAAGATGCGAATATTGAAGTTGTTAGAGTGAAAGAAGAGGCCTTTAATCTTTTAGCTGAAGCAAATGCAAACTTAAATGATGCGGATCGTCAGTATAAAAAACAAATGAAAGAGCTTGAATTGGAGAAATCTAAAGCAGTTGAAGATACCGCGAAAGAAATCGAGTATTTAGAACAAAAGAAGCAAATGATGTTGAAAGAAATCGACGGGCTTGAAACAGATGCTAAAAATGTTCGTTTCCAAATCATTTCGGAATATCAACGTGCAATAAATAATTTATCAGATGAAAAGTGGCAACGTTGGATGAGCTCAGTAAAAAATTCGATCGATAATGTAGGTGAATGA
- a CDS encoding DivIVA domain-containing protein, with protein sequence MNGSNVKNITFKTSLFGGYAKSEVNVFLESFQQEVARWNKQVEDLKSENEQQSKEIENLKQANEIASGILTEKLNIIETLKEQLSEQKELEKTQEIIRQTLEEADLFAQKLIKEAEEKRDLLLKKAENELLQMYAQEVEAQAQAEKELEEQKRQLAKEEDRLKGIKDSLIDALLEFGEFQKNAVREFNDNITKLDGKPTVEKKAIIRELKRVEGKKRTIKKKA encoded by the coding sequence ATGAATGGATCAAATGTAAAAAATATCACGTTTAAAACAAGTCTTTTTGGTGGTTATGCAAAATCAGAAGTCAATGTTTTTTTGGAGAGTTTTCAACAAGAGGTTGCCCGGTGGAATAAACAGGTTGAGGACTTAAAATCAGAAAATGAACAACAATCGAAAGAAATCGAAAATCTGAAGCAAGCCAATGAAATAGCTTCAGGGATTTTAACGGAAAAACTAAATATCATTGAGACTTTAAAAGAACAACTTTCTGAGCAAAAAGAGCTTGAAAAGACGCAAGAAATTATTAGACAAACGCTTGAGGAAGCTGATTTGTTCGCTCAAAAGCTGATTAAAGAAGCAGAAGAAAAACGCGACTTACTGTTGAAGAAAGCAGAAAATGAGCTTCTGCAAATGTATGCGCAAGAAGTTGAAGCGCAGGCGCAAGCAGAAAAAGAACTTGAGGAACAAAAACGTCAACTGGCGAAAGAAGAGGACCGATTAAAAGGGATCAAAGATAGTTTGATCGACGCATTACTAGAGTTTGGAGAATTCCAAAAAAATGCCGTGCGTGAGTTCAATGACAATATCACGAAGTTAGATGGAAAACCAACAGTTGAAAAAAAAGCGATAATCAGAGAATTAAAACGAGTTGAAGGAAAAAAACGAACGATCAAGAAAAAAGCATAG
- a CDS encoding SpaH/EbpB family LPXTG-anchored major pilin codes for MDMKKNSKRKVLSGLLFATTLLSIGVTAGGAVHFLDGEIVAAETVNNPVADTTSKRSLTIWKYAVTDNSELGTPGDGTAKNPEKDVIPGIKFKVERVKNVSGKASLTDPKKQVLGTDYTIDSTFAAQTITTDSNGQAVLDLGTGKANDGIYLVTELADDRTGSDLAATNGKKVETPAAPFFVYVPQTSRTDLSSLIYDVQVEPKNILEDLIEPVKMINDEKGDSVRAGEDFEWEMTTNVPAGLWQVASQDGTLDILDANGNVVDTVDMVKGQPIIYRDASGVLEPNFSMVDTLDKQLTYLKDSAKMQVRKDDASEWVDLAAADYTVAFDEASNTLTTTLTETGLQKVGTAANGYTQIRTILETHVAENWNGILENTFTEHHQIPGQKPKTTTPPPTTNPKYYTGGFDLNKTAEDTKAALAGAEFKIALTESDANNKIFLADDGKSYAEDATLPAGVSYLTSTSDKDGKAQFNGLALDWVDANNNNYVEENEVSRDYWVVETKAPEGYELLKEAQKVTVTLTTENDGNVELDVVDKPKTKLPFTGGQGTTMLVAIALGAIVIGAAVVVIDKKRQKV; via the coding sequence ATGGATATGAAGAAAAATTCAAAAAGAAAAGTGTTATCAGGTTTATTGTTTGCAACGACATTATTATCAATCGGGGTCACTGCTGGGGGAGCAGTTCACTTTTTAGATGGAGAAATAGTAGCAGCAGAAACAGTAAATAATCCAGTAGCAGATACAACTTCAAAACGCTCATTAACGATTTGGAAGTACGCAGTAACAGATAACAGTGAATTAGGTACTCCAGGAGATGGGACAGCTAAAAATCCAGAGAAAGATGTTATTCCAGGGATCAAATTCAAAGTGGAACGTGTCAAGAATGTTTCGGGGAAAGCTTCCTTGACCGATCCAAAAAAACAAGTATTAGGCACTGATTATACAATCGATAGTACCTTTGCTGCCCAAACGATCACAACAGATTCCAATGGTCAGGCAGTACTTGATTTAGGTACAGGAAAAGCAAATGATGGCATATACCTAGTCACAGAGCTAGCTGATGACCGCACAGGTTCAGATCTAGCTGCAACTAACGGTAAAAAAGTAGAAACACCAGCAGCACCATTTTTCGTGTATGTGCCTCAAACAAGCAGAACAGATTTGTCTTCATTGATTTATGATGTACAAGTTGAACCAAAAAATATTTTAGAGGATCTAATCGAGCCGGTTAAGATGATCAATGATGAAAAAGGTGATTCTGTACGAGCTGGAGAAGATTTTGAATGGGAAATGACGACAAATGTTCCTGCGGGATTATGGCAAGTAGCTAGCCAAGATGGCACGCTCGATATTTTAGATGCAAATGGGAATGTAGTTGATACCGTTGATATGGTGAAAGGCCAACCAATCATTTACCGCGATGCTTCAGGTGTATTAGAACCAAACTTTTCAATGGTCGATACCTTAGACAAGCAATTAACTTATCTGAAAGATAGTGCAAAAATGCAAGTACGCAAAGATGATGCAAGCGAATGGGTTGATTTAGCTGCAGCTGATTATACTGTTGCGTTTGACGAAGCAAGCAATACGCTAACAACGACTTTGACTGAAACGGGATTACAAAAAGTTGGAACTGCAGCTAATGGCTATACACAAATCCGCACGATCTTAGAAACGCATGTAGCGGAAAATTGGAACGGTATTTTAGAAAATACCTTCACGGAACATCACCAAATTCCTGGTCAAAAACCAAAAACAACTACACCACCGCCAACAACAAATCCAAAATACTATACAGGTGGATTTGACTTGAACAAAACAGCCGAAGATACAAAAGCGGCTTTGGCAGGTGCAGAATTTAAAATCGCATTAACTGAAAGTGATGCAAACAATAAGATCTTTTTAGCAGACGATGGCAAATCCTATGCAGAAGATGCAACATTACCAGCAGGCGTCAGCTATTTGACTTCAACTTCAGATAAAGACGGCAAGGCACAATTCAACGGATTAGCGTTAGATTGGGTAGATGCGAACAACAACAACTACGTGGAAGAAAATGAAGTAAGTCGTGACTACTGGGTAGTGGAAACGAAAGCGCCAGAAGGTTACGAATTACTAAAAGAAGCCCAAAAAGTAACAGTTACGTTAACAACAGAAAATGATGGAAATGTTGAATTAGATGTCGTTGACAAGCCTAAAACAAAGTTGCCATTTACTGGGGGACAAGGAACAACGATGTTAGTTGCGATTGCGTTAGGTGCAATTGTGATTGGTGCTGCAGTAGTTGTCATTGATAAAAAACGTCAAAAAGTTTAG
- a CDS encoding SpaA isopeptide-forming pilin-related protein, whose product MNTRFFSFKFKTPLLVIILAIILSIVAKIAIGGPLLAKENANLVEVINNDQTVLTKDSRLTEEMATVTIKSNENRLLVLPANGDYTVALFEDDQEKPLQTTSADTFNQNDELLRLGIGQTVSSTTEQASEGQVEVTTSDAVSVVPQEDPTHSEIYLRLVKDEPITLVFRDLKKDLSLIATDVYSQEYQTMFQWLKPVENIEATVETEQSSQVANSSEASSQANSKEETIPSSTTENTESVTNKEATEPVSEDIDYNNVIVADTKPTKMSLNQLLEKAYPAEDSLVTPKLISATVADAATSGEGIIISDAKLAINTGTATFDTNNNPGYDSSATNNIVRSNDQILYKIGFSVQTLANKNYTDIRYRVVSELPNAVTLVNGKAFMNAEIANGNLLDTAANDGTKYSEGVMESTISDSGQIFVPVVVNTFGAANGTKFKPTFKLQIVDALNQDTGEVETFNKSYTVEQFSVLDVPETIVSSKASVSASLVRGEQSDFQLYKPGATNTDLVYDLGLTIQLTNLKDRSNGDLRGSTYPQGEISFNMNQKVTSTKNGTITTVDKSLYDSAQTRFYSVTNANRSAASWQTTNPGAAYASTFSPTRLKNALAVPHGKTQQVYYAQPSGDRTKIGVFNSGDLSVSLGSYQETWKVKNYAGIKNPYTYTTVGNEYTNQAFVSAEFIFNWYDAKLKQLMVDNQWEHYTLNLSIPSITYDGNTVANDANLNFSSYYIPPGAMTAGPNIVDLDLPDPVTNIRPPGYNQDIGFTDWANNMGKPLLMRGQKTYIGGWHIQQYLPENTKSDQIFQWNTNGYKYDNSRQPYTQRTEPDNSARSYLTYGVRKNGNAMPSLTLTNTTKLAEAYTWYPTVEKAQAAGVIGAVRFQYPLGDVTSLSTWNGVPVTVIGTPGSKDSNGNPYVVLNAAALKKADDTIIRNLPNGDSTTFIPAVWKADGSDVEVPYNTKGDTLAFNIGTNAFIQDFGITTSTEVAKSLYQTTETIDVKVRGSLKGSTANNYDTALNTTLPKGINYIAGSASDASGKPMADPVITQKSDGTTVLRWVFPKSSLAVGTEVNFKADSDISKLTFNEMGMGQALKVVTVGEMWISDDPSLKDTRSEFSRSSQDQFSEQLLQVLTVDKRVDKTAIETGNAEMSPLTEKDAQTDFTYSITSTNNTVEEAQKYRLMDVLPYDGDSRGTVFHGSLEVTDVSVDKAGYEIYYTTKKVDEKTNPNSIDLSTWTKYTPGTTAVANIKNATGFMVTKDRMAQGESVELSIHVRPVDQLPGDIYKNAATMNAKIDLPVESQTTMTKVYGRNVTGFAWEDLDRNGLYNSEEPKKAGIPVKLYRTSLAKPDKITDQLVEHNLKGTSFVDEKGNSTVLTDADGKYEFMYLPEGKYVAEFQIGDQVEKHEFSVTTPMVGNDPSINSKASQTTYRTGEYVAEQLSNLPGMITSKDSIYHLDYLNLGIVEANCDIYLFKYESGTAVDQDKDGQPDVDGEHQLASGVLLDGAEFELHEKATDKLVQTNTTDSKGRIHFSKIPYGDYYLIETKAPEGYELLKEKIDVTVGIKDQVKYVFAEDDVVTKLPFTGSTDIIQGLLIISASLTLVGLVGLGVKYQWDEMNRKKARRK is encoded by the coding sequence ATGAATACTAGATTTTTTAGTTTTAAATTTAAGACTCCTCTGTTGGTAATCATTTTAGCGATTATACTTAGTATAGTCGCTAAAATTGCTATAGGGGGTCCACTTCTAGCAAAAGAAAATGCAAATTTAGTTGAAGTTATCAATAATGATCAGACCGTATTGACAAAAGACAGTCGACTGACAGAAGAGATGGCAACAGTCACCATCAAAAGTAATGAGAATCGTTTGCTTGTTTTACCAGCGAATGGGGATTATACAGTGGCGCTGTTTGAAGACGATCAAGAAAAGCCGCTTCAGACAACATCAGCTGATACGTTTAATCAAAACGATGAACTTCTTCGTTTGGGCATTGGGCAAACAGTGTCATCGACCACTGAACAAGCAAGTGAAGGACAAGTAGAAGTAACTACAAGTGATGCCGTCTCAGTCGTGCCACAGGAAGATCCCACTCATTCCGAGATCTACTTGCGTTTAGTCAAAGATGAGCCAATCACACTTGTTTTCCGAGACTTGAAAAAAGATCTCAGCCTTATAGCGACAGATGTCTATTCGCAAGAGTATCAGACAATGTTCCAATGGCTGAAACCAGTGGAGAACATTGAAGCGACGGTTGAAACTGAACAAAGCAGTCAAGTTGCTAATAGTAGCGAAGCAAGTAGCCAAGCAAATAGCAAAGAAGAAACGATCCCTTCTTCAACAACAGAGAATACGGAGAGCGTGACTAACAAAGAGGCGACAGAACCGGTATCAGAAGACATCGATTACAACAATGTCATCGTAGCAGATACGAAACCAACGAAAATGTCTTTGAATCAATTGTTAGAAAAAGCTTATCCTGCTGAAGATTCTTTAGTAACGCCTAAATTAATATCAGCAACCGTAGCCGATGCAGCAACATCAGGTGAAGGAATCATCATCTCGGATGCGAAGTTGGCGATAAATACGGGGACAGCTACGTTTGATACAAATAATAATCCTGGTTACGACAGCTCTGCAACGAATAATATTGTTCGCTCGAATGACCAGATCTTGTATAAAATCGGCTTTTCTGTTCAAACATTAGCAAACAAAAATTATACGGATATTCGGTATCGTGTCGTTAGTGAGTTGCCGAACGCAGTGACTTTAGTGAATGGGAAAGCCTTCATGAATGCTGAGATCGCTAATGGTAATTTACTTGATACCGCTGCGAATGATGGAACGAAATATTCGGAAGGTGTTATGGAGTCGACGATCAGTGATTCAGGACAAATTTTTGTACCTGTAGTGGTGAACACATTCGGCGCTGCGAATGGGACAAAGTTCAAACCAACTTTCAAGTTACAGATCGTGGATGCGTTAAACCAAGATACTGGAGAAGTCGAAACGTTTAATAAAAGTTACACGGTTGAGCAATTTAGTGTGCTAGATGTACCAGAAACAATCGTTTCATCTAAAGCATCAGTATCAGCTAGTTTGGTTCGTGGCGAACAAAGTGATTTTCAACTTTACAAACCTGGAGCAACGAACACTGATTTAGTTTATGATCTAGGGTTGACGATCCAGCTGACGAATTTAAAAGATCGAAGCAATGGTGATTTGAGAGGTTCGACGTATCCACAAGGCGAAATTTCGTTCAACATGAACCAAAAAGTCACGAGTACAAAAAATGGGACAATCACGACAGTCGATAAGAGTCTGTACGATTCAGCACAAACCCGCTTTTATTCAGTGACAAATGCAAATCGTTCGGCAGCGAGTTGGCAAACTACAAATCCTGGAGCAGCCTATGCAAGCACATTTAGTCCTACAAGATTGAAAAATGCACTGGCTGTACCGCATGGAAAAACACAACAAGTGTACTATGCGCAACCGTCAGGTGATCGCACGAAGATCGGTGTATTCAATTCTGGCGATCTATCAGTCAGCTTAGGATCTTATCAAGAAACTTGGAAAGTCAAGAATTACGCTGGTATCAAAAACCCGTATACCTATACGACTGTGGGGAATGAGTATACCAATCAAGCGTTTGTCAGTGCTGAATTTATCTTCAATTGGTATGATGCCAAGCTGAAACAATTGATGGTTGATAATCAATGGGAACATTATACGTTGAATCTAAGTATTCCTTCGATAACCTATGATGGGAATACAGTAGCAAACGATGCAAACTTGAATTTCAGCAGCTATTATATCCCTCCTGGGGCGATGACAGCTGGGCCAAATATCGTTGATTTAGATTTGCCTGACCCTGTGACTAATATCCGTCCGCCGGGCTACAATCAAGATATTGGTTTTACTGACTGGGCCAATAATATGGGGAAACCTTTGTTGATGCGCGGGCAGAAGACATATATTGGTGGTTGGCACATTCAACAATATCTACCTGAAAATACGAAATCAGACCAAATATTTCAGTGGAATACTAATGGGTACAAGTATGATAATTCCCGACAGCCTTATACGCAACGAACGGAGCCTGATAACTCTGCACGTTCGTATTTGACTTATGGTGTCAGGAAAAACGGCAATGCTATGCCTAGTTTGACGTTGACCAATACGACTAAACTTGCTGAGGCATACACCTGGTATCCTACGGTAGAAAAAGCACAAGCAGCTGGCGTGATCGGTGCAGTAAGATTCCAGTATCCGCTTGGTGACGTAACTTCCCTTAGTACTTGGAATGGTGTACCAGTTACAGTGATTGGAACCCCTGGATCAAAAGATAGTAATGGGAATCCTTATGTTGTTTTAAATGCAGCAGCGTTAAAGAAAGCCGATGATACAATCATTCGAAATCTACCTAATGGTGATAGTACGACTTTTATTCCTGCTGTTTGGAAAGCAGATGGCAGTGATGTGGAGGTTCCCTATAATACTAAGGGTGACACATTAGCCTTTAATATTGGAACCAATGCCTTTATCCAAGATTTTGGTATTACGACAAGTACGGAAGTTGCAAAGTCCTTGTACCAGACAACAGAGACCATTGATGTCAAAGTGCGAGGTTCATTGAAAGGCTCAACCGCGAATAATTATGATACTGCATTGAACACCACCCTACCTAAAGGAATCAACTATATTGCGGGTTCGGCAAGTGATGCAAGTGGGAAACCGATGGCTGATCCTGTAATCACTCAAAAATCAGATGGCACAACTGTCTTACGTTGGGTATTTCCAAAATCTTCGCTGGCAGTAGGAACAGAAGTCAATTTTAAAGCAGATAGTGATATTTCCAAACTGACGTTCAATGAGATGGGAATGGGGCAAGCGTTGAAGGTCGTCACAGTCGGTGAAATGTGGATATCTGATGACCCTAGTCTCAAAGATACGCGGTCAGAATTTTCACGATCTTCTCAAGATCAATTCAGCGAACAACTGCTTCAAGTCTTGACAGTTGATAAACGAGTGGATAAAACCGCTATCGAGACAGGAAATGCTGAGATGTCTCCATTAACGGAGAAGGATGCACAGACTGACTTCACTTATTCTATTACTTCAACGAATAATACAGTTGAAGAGGCACAGAAATATCGCTTGATGGATGTCTTGCCTTATGATGGCGATTCTCGTGGAACAGTCTTCCACGGTTCGTTGGAAGTAACAGACGTTTCGGTAGATAAAGCAGGCTATGAGATCTACTATACGACTAAAAAAGTCGATGAAAAAACGAATCCGAATAGCATTGATCTAAGTACTTGGACTAAATATACGCCAGGTACGACAGCTGTTGCCAATATCAAAAATGCCACAGGCTTTATGGTAACGAAGGATCGTATGGCACAGGGCGAGAGCGTTGAATTATCTATTCATGTCCGACCGGTGGATCAGTTGCCAGGGGATATTTATAAAAATGCGGCGACAATGAATGCCAAAATCGATCTGCCAGTTGAATCTCAAACAACGATGACTAAAGTATATGGACGTAATGTGACTGGTTTTGCCTGGGAAGACCTTGATCGCAATGGCTTATATAACTCAGAAGAACCGAAGAAAGCCGGTATTCCTGTGAAATTATATCGTACGAGTCTTGCAAAGCCCGACAAAATCACAGATCAACTGGTTGAGCATAACTTAAAAGGAACGAGCTTTGTTGACGAGAAAGGAAATTCAACTGTTTTAACGGATGCTGATGGCAAGTATGAATTTATGTATTTACCAGAAGGAAAATATGTCGCAGAGTTCCAAATTGGCGACCAAGTAGAAAAACATGAATTTTCTGTTACGACACCGATGGTCGGAAACGACCCATCCATCAATTCGAAAGCTAGTCAAACGACCTATCGAACGGGCGAATATGTCGCGGAACAATTGAGTAACTTACCAGGCATGATCACTTCAAAGGATAGTATCTATCATTTAGACTACTTGAACTTAGGGATCGTTGAAGCGAATTGTGATATTTATCTTTTCAAATATGAATCAGGTACAGCAGTAGATCAAGATAAAGATGGACAACCAGATGTTGATGGGGAGCATCAACTAGCCTCTGGCGTTTTACTAGACGGCGCAGAATTTGAGCTACATGAAAAAGCAACGGATAAATTGGTCCAAACGAATACAACAGATTCAAAAGGCCGAATCCACTTTTCAAAAATTCCTTATGGTGACTATTATTTGATCGAGACAAAAGCACCTGAAGGGTATGAGCTGTTAAAAGAAAAAATCGATGTAACTGTTGGGATCAAAGATCAAGTGAAGTATGTTTTTGCAGAAGATGATGTTGTGACAAAATTACCGTTTACTGGTAGCACGGATATCATCCAAGGGTTATTGATCATTTCTGCAAGTTTGACATTAGTTGGTTTAGTAGGCTTAGGTGTGAAATATCAGTGGGATGAAATGAATCGCAAGAAAGCAAGGAGGAAATGA